A window from Kluyveromyces lactis strain NRRL Y-1140 chromosome E complete sequence encodes these proteins:
- the PIM1 gene encoding ATP-dependent Lon protease PIM1 (similar to uniprot|P36775 Saccharomyces cerevisiae YBL022C PIM1 Mitochondrial ATP-dependent protease involved in intramitochondrial proteolysis involved in degradation of misfolded proteins in mitochondria required for bigenesis and maintenance of mitochondria) — MLRSSRSRLVTRNILLRQFKNGNNVRLMNATRFQHNGIVGNEKLASDSQKFVDESYHWMQYRKQMNDPVSRQRLEQLESQWVKSIQLKQDDKGKDIDQPESENRKKEEEQVPTEEKDNDTAKESETSQQRDSVAETQGPASTSGGASGNGESSGNGSGDDGNNGSGNGKPSKNAKQPFPEVYPQVMALPISRRPLFPGFYKAVVISDERVMKAIKDMSDRQQPYIGAFLLKDSTVDTDVIHKADEVYNVGVFAQVTSAFPSKDEKTGAETMTALLYPHRRIKLDELIPPTSEQNLKDESDVSKSEGVENNEQEVVKASLQKMENMKDVEEDDDENLTGFLKDYDVSLVNVSNLADKEFNPNSPVINALTSEILKVFKEISQLNTMFREQIATFSASIQSATTNIFEEPARLADFAAAVSAGEEEELQEILESLDIEQRLEKALTVLKKELMNAELQNKISKDVETKIQKRQREYYLMEQLKGIKRELGIDDGRDKLIESFKDRVSKLQLPETVQKVFDDEITKLATLETSQSEFGVIRNYLDWITSLPWGIISKEQYSIPKAKKILDEDHYGMKDVKDRILEFIAVGKLLGKVDGKIICFVGPPGVGKTSIGKSIARSLNRQFFRFSVGGMTDVAEIKGHRRTYIGALPGRVIQALKKCQTQNPLILIDEIDKIGHGGIHGDPAAALLELLDPEQNNSFLDNYMDIPIDLSKVLFVCTANSLETIPRPLLDRMEVIELTGYVAEEKVKIAENYLSPSAKKSAGLDNANVNITENAIVSLMKHYCRESGVRSLKKHIEKIYRKAALNVVKQLSIDDKPMENEEVKDQKDIKVKQSENKSSAEASTVESTTEENELIKTQKSHDNKGSLEVPETVSVTVDENNLKDYVGPPIFTTDRLYESTPPGVVMGLAWTSMGGCAMYVESVLEQPLTHSTQPTLERTGQLGDVMKESSRLAYSFSKMYLAKKFPENRFFEVAKIHLHCPEGATPKDGPSAGVTMASSFLSLALNKGLDPTVAMTGELTLTGKVLRIGGLREKAVAAKRSGAKTIIFPKDNLSDWAELPENVKEGLEPLAADWYEDVFQRLFGDVDTNKGNTVWSEDFKKIDEKRNKETK, encoded by the coding sequence ATGTTAAGAAGTAGTAGATCCCGCCTTGTGACCAGGAACATCCTTTTGCGTCAATTCAAGAATGGTAACAACGTCAGGTTGATGAATGCAACGAGGTTCCAGCATAATGGCATAGTTGGTAACGAAAAGTTAGCTTCGGATTCTCAGAAGTTTGTGGATGAGTCTTATCACTGGATGCAATATCGGAAACAGATGAACGACCCTGTTTCAAGACAGAGACTTGAACAGTTGGAATCCCAATGGGTAAAAAGCATACAGTTGAAGCAGGATGATAAGGGCAAGGATATAGATCAGCCAGAATCTGAAAACaggaagaaagaagaggaaCAAGTCCCtactgaagaaaaggacAACGATACTGCAAAGGAATCGGAAACATCTCAGCAACGGGATTCTGTTGCAGAGACTCAGGGCCCAGCTAGCACTTCTGGAGGAGCATCGGGTAACGGAGAATCATCAGGTAATGGAAGCGGTGATGATGGTAACAATGGAAGTGGTAATGGAAAACCTTCCAAGAACGCTAAACAACCGTTCCCCGAAGTTTATCCCCAAGTGATGGCATTACCAATATCTCGCCGTCCATTATTCCCTGGTTTTTACAAAGCAGTTGTAATTTCAGATGAAAGAGTCATGAAAGCGATTAAAGATATGTCAGATCGTCAACAACCATACATTGGTGCATTTTTGTTGAAGGATTCTACTGTTGATACCGATGTGATTCATAAAGCTGATGAAGTTTACAATGTCGGTGTCTTCGCCCAAGTTACAAGCGCATTCCCAAGTAAAGACGAAAAGACTGGTGCTGAAACGATGACCGCTCTATTATACCCACacagaagaatcaaattggatgaattgATCCCACCAACTTCTGAACAAAACCTGAAGGATGAATCAGATGTATCCAAGAGCGAAGGTGTCGAAAATAATGAACAAGAGGTAGTTAAGGCCTCTTTACAAAAGATGGAAAATATGAAggatgttgaagaagatgacgatgagAATTTGACCGGGTTCTTGAAAGATTATGATGTTTCATTGGTCAATGTATCCAATTTGGCTGACAAAGAATTTAATCCGAATTCCCCCGTCATCAATGCGTTGACCtctgaaattttgaaagtgTTTAAAGAgatttctcaattgaataCCATGTTCAGAGAACAGATTGCAACTTTTTCAGCATCAATTCAATCTGCCACCACAAATATTTTCGAAGAGCCAGCAAGATTGGCTGATTTTGCCGCTGCCGTTTCTGCTGGcgaagaagaggaattACAAGAAATCCTTGAATCCTTGGACATTGAGCAACGTCTTGAAAAGGCATTGACAGTgttaaagaaagagttGATGAATGCTGAACTACAAAATAAAATCTCTAAAGACGTTGAAACtaagattcaaaagaggCAGAGAGAGTATTATCTAatggaacaattgaaagGAATCAAGAGAGAGTTGGGTATAGATGATGGTCGTGATAAAttaattgaatctttcaaagatcgTGTATCTAAGCTACAATTACCGGAAACAGTTCAAAAAGTATTTGATGACGAAATCACTAAATTAGCGACTCTCGAAACTTCACAATCTGAATTTGGTGTGATTAGAAACTACTTGGATTGGATCACTTCCCTACCTTGGGGTATTATATCTAAAGAACAGTACAGTATACCAAAGGCGAAAAAAATCTTAGATGAAGATCACTATGGTATGAAGGACGTCAAAGATCGTATTCTTGAGTTCATCGCCGTTGGTAAGCTTCTCGGGAAGGTTGATGGTAAGATCATCTGTTTTGTTGGACCACCTGGTGTGGGTAAGACATCCATTGGTAAGTCCATTGCTCGCTCTTTGAACAGACAATTTTTCAGATTCTCAGTAGGTGGTATGACTGATGTGGCTGAAATCAAAGGTCACAGAAGAACCTATATTGGTGCTTTGCCAGGTAGAGTCATCCAAGCTTTAAAGAAATGTCAAACTCAAAACCCGTTGATTTTGATTGACGAAATTGATAAGATTGGGCACGGCGGTATCCATGGGGACCCCGCCGCAGCGCTATTAGAATTATTAGACCCAGAACAAAACAATAGTTTCTTGGACAACTATATGGATATTCCAATCGATTTGTCTAAAGTTTTATTCGTTTGCACCGCTAATTCTTTAGAAACTATCCCAAGACCATTGTTGGACCGTATGGAAGTCATTGAACTAACTGGTTATGttgctgaagaaaaggttaAGATCGCAGAAAATTATCTATCGCCAAGTGCAAAGAAATCTGCTGGTTTAGATAATGCTAACGTCAACATTACCGAGAATGctattgtttctttgatgaagcATTACTGCAGAGAAAGTGGTGTTAGATCATTGAAAAAGCACATTGAGAAAATCTACCGTAAGGCTGCGTTGAACGTCGTTAAACAATTGAGCATAGACGATAAACCTatggaaaatgaagaagtgAAGGATCAAAAGGATATAAAGGTCAAGCAATCCGAAAACAAATCTAGTGCTGAAGCATCGACCGTAGAATCCACtactgaagaaaatgaacTGATCAAGACCCAAAAATCTCACGATAACAAGGGTTCCTTAGAAGTACCGGAAACTGTTTCTGTGACTGTAGACGAAAACAACCTAAAGGATTACGTAGGTCCACCAATCTTCACTACTGATAGATTATACGAATCTACTCCTCCTGGTGTTGTGATGGGTCTTGCATGGACTAGCATGGGTGGATGTGCAATGTACGTAGAGAGTGTTTTAGAACAGCCTTTGACACATTCAACTCAACCTACTTTAGAACGTACCGGCCAACTTGGAGATGTAATGAAGGAATCCTCTAGACTAGCATActctttctcaaagatgTACTTGGCCAAGAAGTTCCCAGAAAatagattctttgaagttgcAAAGATCCATTTGCATTGCCCTGAAGGTGCTACACCAAAGGATGGTCCATCTGCAGGTGTGACAATGGCCTCTTCATTCTTATCACTGGCTTTGAATAAGGGTCTTGACCCAACAGTGGCTATGACCGGTGAATTGACTTTGACTGGTAAAGTTTTGAGGATCGGTGGGTTAAGAGAAAAGGCCGTAGCAGCCAAGAGATCTGGTGCCAAGACTATCATTTTCCCCAAAGACAATTTGTCAGACTGGGCTGAGCTTCCAGAGAATGTGAAGGAAGGATTGGAACCTTTGGCCGCAGACTGGTACGAAGATGTTTTCCAAAGACTATTCGGAGACGTAGACACTAACAAGGGTAACACCGTTTGGTCAGAAGACTTCAAGAAGATTGATGAAAAACGCAACAAGGAAACTAAATAA
- the HAP3 gene encoding Hap3p (uniprot|P40914 Kluyveromyces lactis HAP3 Transcriptional activator HAP3): MDTETEAEKQERHNNYLNELAEQDRWLPINNVARLMKNTLPATTKVSKDAKECMQECVSEFISFVTSEACDRCTSGKRKTINGEDILLSLHALGFENYAEVLKIYLAKYRQQQAIKNQMMYPKEDVEGSYTEEESRAEDADHVTQERQQPLHPVPSSASTTTSTEVSASEHVQSSSKSTHNPAQAQPRIVVQQPLGSRHSTADHL, encoded by the coding sequence ATGGATACAGAGACAGAAGCTGAGAAGCAAGAGAGGCATAATAACTATCTTAACGAACTAGCGGAGCAAGATCGATGGCTTCCGATTAACAACGTCGCAAGACTAATGAAAAACACGTTGCCAGCGACCACAAAGGTATCTAAAGATGCGAAGGAATGTATGCAAGAGTGCGTAAGCGAATTCATATCGTTTGTCACTAGCGAGGCCTGTGATAGATGTACCAGTGGGAAGCGTAAGACTATTAACGGTGAAGATATTCTTCTATCGCTACATGCATTGGGATTCGAGAACTATGCCGAAGTGCTCAAGATTTACCTAGCAAAATACAGACAACAACAGGCAATAAAGAATCAGATGATGTACCCTAAGGAGGATGTGGAAGGTTCATacacagaagaagaatcaagGGCAGAAGACGCAGATCACGTGACACAGGAAAGGCAGCAACCTCTTCATCCTGTGCCTTCTTCAGCTTCCACGACGACAAGCACAGAGGTATCGGCATCAGAACATGTACAGTCGTCTTCAAAAAGCACTCATAATCCAGCACAAGCTCAACCACGGATTGTCGTCCAACAGCCACTGGGATCGCGCCATTCTACTGCGGATCACTTGTAA
- the RFT1 gene encoding glycolipid translocation protein (similar to uniprot|P38206 Saccharomyces cerevisiae YBL020W RFT1 Flippase), whose protein sequence is MNVKNEHMNKFANGVLFLMLGQTLSKGVNFLLNTLLVRYLSPRIFGITSFLEFLLSTVLFFSRESIRISTLRIKSTTDSGKLEKVEDGEDTRTLQSLINFGYIPFVIGLPLSIILISWQYSNLNSYFIDLPYFKASIFLIWLSILIELVSEPFYLVHQYLLNHFIRSKYESLGVTFACVANFIIVVWFEKMVNGVGLELHDDYKQEGIAIFAFAVGKLVHAMTLLACYSYNYYSEVYTTGERYSYKLTKIRPETRQESYYFQNDTVQHFKKVYFQLCFKHLLTEGDKLIINSLCTVEEQGIYSLLSNYGSLITRLLFAPIEEALRLFLARLLSVSSKKNLWLSMKVLIDLTKFYLYLSLFIIIFGPINSSYLLKFVIGSKWSSTSFLETIRTYCFYIPFLSLNGIFEAFFQSVASGDQIFKHSYVMMLFSGIFLFNCWLFIEYFDLSLEGLIVSNILNMALRIAYCGNFIHKFYHYLLKESSTETTQSILPNISTFKNVALIAAIIGALDWYFIGYVENMRELLINVILALLLLILVIYKEKSLISELLAAKTYAA, encoded by the coding sequence ATGAATGTCAAGAATGAGCATATGAACAAATTCGCCAATGGAGTCTTATTTCTAATGTTGGGACAAACGTTGAGTAAAGGGGttaatttcttgttgaacACTTTGCTAGTGCGTTATTTATCCCCCCGAATTTTTGGTATTACCTCTTTCCTAGAGTTTTTACTTTCTACAGTACTATTCTTCAGTAGAGAATCGATTCGGATCTCCACCTTACGGATCAAATCTACAACAGATAGCGGcaaattggaaaaagtAGAGGATGGTGAGGATACGAGAACTTTGCAATCCCTGATTAATTTTGGTTATATACCGTTTGTGATTGGGTTACCATTGTCTATTATCCTAATTTCATGGCAATACTCTAATCTAAATTCGTACTTCATTGACCTTCCATACTTCAAAGCCTCCATATTCCTTATATGGCTTAGTATATTGATTGAGTTGGTCAGTGAACCGTTCTACTTGGTACATCAATATTTACTCAATCACTTTATCAGATCCAAATATGAGAGTTTAGGTGTCACCTTTGCATGTGTTGCGAACTTTATTATAGTTGTCTGGTTTGAGAAAATGGTGAACGGAGTTGGGCTAGAGTTGCATGATGATTACAAACAAGAAGGGATCGCTATTTTTGCATTTGCAGTTGGTAAGCTCGTTCACGCGATGACTTTACTTGCATGTTACTCCTACAATTATTACTCAGAGGTCTATACTACTGGAGAGCGTTATAGCTACAAGTTGACAAAAATCAGGCCTGAAACAAGACAAGAGTCATACTATTTCCAAAATGATACCGTTCAGCACTTCAAAAAAGTGTATTTCCAGCTATGCTTCAAGCATTTGTTAACAGAAGGTGATAAGCTAATCATAAATTCGTTGTGCACGGTGGAAGAGCAAGGTATATactctcttctttcaaattacGGCTCTTTGATAACAAGACTATTGTTTGCTCCGATTGAGGAGGCATTACGCTTGTTTTTAGCGCGCTTGTTAAGCGTATCgtcgaagaagaacttatGGTTATCTATGAAGGTCTTGATTGACCTAACCAAGTTTTATCTGTACTTATCACTCTTCATTATAATATTCGGACCAATCAATTCGTCATACTTATTGAAATTTGTCATTGGATCTAAGTGGTCAAGTACCTCATTTTTAGAAACAATAAGAACTTACTGCTTCTATATTCCATTCCTTTCCTTGAATGGTATCTTCGAGGCGTTTTTCCAAAGTGTTGCCTCCGGTGATCAGATTTTCAAACATTCATACGTCATGATGCTCTTCTCAGgcattttcttgttcaactGTTGGTTATTCATAGAATATTTTGACCTATCACTAGAAGGGCTCATTGTCAGTAACATTTTGAACATGGCTTTGAGAATAGCATACTGTGGTAACTTTATTCATAAATTTTACCATTACCTACTAAAAGAATCGTCAACTGAAACTACTCAATCAATCTTGCCAAACATTTCCACCTTCAAGAACGTTGCTCTCATCGCAGCCATAATCGGTGCCCTAGATTGGTATTTCATAGGCTATGTGGAAAATATGCGGGAACTACTTATTAACGTCATTTTGGCATTATTGTTACTTATTTTGGTGAtttacaaagaaaagagctTAATATCAGAACTGCTAGCTGCAAAAACCTATGCGGCATAA
- the APN2 gene encoding DNA-(apurinic or apyrimidinic site) lyase APN2 (similar to uniprot|P38207 Saccharomyces cerevisiae YBL019W APN2 Class II abasic (AP) endonuclease involved in repair of DNA damage homolog of human HAP1 and E. coli exoIII) gives MDEVKDKTGVRFVTFNVNGVRTLFQHYPFSRMNNSLKLAFELFQADIVTLQELKIDAKSISKWGKVEGYQSYITISQKRKGYSGVGCWIRTPSEDDPLRHHLKVIKAEEGITGLLRVQANGISYRESSEGIGGYTGLDFADENDLLDIDSEGRCIIIELACNVVIFSTYCPANSSQTEEGELSRLTFLKLLFKRIRNLHGLGKHVVLMGDINVCRDLKDHATALDESSISLSQQKTGSEIEEKFNEKCVQFIMDPSRIGRRLLNTMLCDSIISKYAQEGILVDSTRKIQGRDRLKMYTVWNTLLNTRPVNYGSRVDYIFVSKGLKDNITDGDILTTIMGSDHCPVFADIKVDNLELKHESFNKPKFEAATRYFLNHGNILDMFRKANRKSTSPSTTSTGKVVKPLNVKQYNGMNALASATVSKDQNKNVSIQPQSRVKSAHMKAFEEMLGKAPVCEHGEEAVLRVSKTDKSFGKKFWVCNRSKGEKDDPEASCGFFQWK, from the coding sequence ATGGATGAAGTGAAAGATAAAACTGGAGTACGGTTCGTAACTTTCAATGTGAATGGAGTAAGAACTCTTTTCCAACATTATCCTTTTAGTAGGATGaacaattcattgaaactAGCATTCGAGTTGTTTCAAGCAGATATAGTGACACTACAGGAATTGAAGATAGATGCTAAAAGTATATCTAAATGGGGTAAAGTGGAAGGTTACCAATCATATATTACTATATCTCAAAAGAGGAAAGGGTACAGTGGGGTTGGATGCTGGATTCGTACACCATCAGAAGATGATCCATTAAGACATCACTTAAAGGTCATTAAGGCAGAGGAAGGAATTACGGGGCTTCTCCGAGTGCAAGCTAATGGCATATCCTATCGTGAGAGTTCAGAAGGGATTGGTGGATATACTGGTTTGGATTTTGCTGATGAAAACGACCTTCTTGATATTGACAGCGAGGGAAGAtgtatcatcatcgaaTTGGCTTGTAATGTTGttatcttttcaacataCTGCCCTGCTAACTCGTCACAAACCGAAGAAGGAGAATTGTCTCGGCTGACGTTTTTAAAGCTACTCTTCAAGCGGATAAGAAATTTGCACGGGTTAGGGAAGCATGTCGTGCTAATGGGGGACATAAATGTTTGCagagatttgaaagatcaTGCTACGGCACTAGATGAATCatctatttctttatctCAACAGAAGACGGGctctgaaattgaagaaaagtttAATGAGAAATGCGTTCAGTTCATCATGGACCCATCTCGCATTGGAAGAAGGTTGCTTAATACAATGCTATGCGATTccataatttcaaaatatgcACAAGAGGGTATTTTAGTAGATTCTACGCGAAAGATACAGGGTAGGGACAGACTAAAAATGTATACAGTCTGGAATACGTTGTTAAATACTCGGCCGGTCAATTACGGTTCTCGTGTTGATTATATCTTTGTCAGCAAAGGATTAAAGGATAATATTACGGACGGTGATATTTTGACCACTATTATGGGATCAGATCACTGTCCAGTTTTTGCTGATATCAAGGTAGATAACCTCGAACTTAAACATGAAAGCTTCAATAAGCCAAAATTTGAGGCTGCCACGAGATATTTCTTGAACCATGGGAACATTTTAGATATGTTCCGCAAGGCCAATCGCAAAAGCACCAGTCCTTCCACGACAAGCACGGGCAAAGTAGTAAAACCACTGAATGTCAAGCAATATAACGGCATGAATGCTCTGGCCTCAGCAACAGTTTCCAAAGatcaaaacaaaaatgtaTCGATACAGCCTCAGTCGCGCGTCAAGAGTGCACATATGAAGGCTTTCGAGGAAATGCTTGGAAAAGCACCAGTTTGTGAACATGGTGAAGAAGCTGTTCTTCGAGTCTCTAAGACTGACAAAAGCTTTGGTAAAAAGTTTTGGGTGTGCAATCGATCAAAAGGCGAAAAAGATGATCCAGAAGCATCTTGTGGCTTCTTTCAATGGAAGTAA
- the POP8 gene encoding ribonuclease P (similar to uniprot|P38208 Saccharomyces cerevisiae YBL018C POP8 Subunit of both RNase MRP which cleaves pre-rRNA and nuclear RNase P which cleaves tRNA precursors to generate mature 5' ends) has protein sequence MAKFKPEWFYFKLKVTSHDSEKDNEIQVDKVTWLQMLNTALKRSHGVFGEAIEYELLYVDNLDTIAKVSVNDTDIFTTAISTYIASDELVGTSLIINVLEQSNNLSGLTVHEDDRIWFKKLVESEAEIEAESKEKERL, from the coding sequence ATGGCTAAGTTCAAACCAGAATGGTTTTATTTTAAACTAAAGGTAACGTCGCATGATTCGGAAAAAGACAATGAGATCCAAGTGGATAAAGTAACTTGGCTTCAAATGTTGAATACagctttgaaaagatctCACGGTGTATTTGGCGAAGCAATTGAGTACGAATTATTATACGTGGATAATTTGGATACTATTGCAAAGGTAAGCGTCAATGATACTGATATTTTTACTACTGCCATAAGCACTTACATAGCGAGCGATGAGTTGGTCGGTACCTCACTAATAATAAATGTGCTCGAACAAAGCAATAACCTGTCCGGATTGACCGTTCATGAGGATGATAGAATAtggttcaagaaattggtAGAATCCGAAGCCGAGATAGAAGCTgaatccaaagaaaaagaaagattatAA